Proteins encoded within one genomic window of Cyprinus carpio isolate SPL01 chromosome B22, ASM1834038v1, whole genome shotgun sequence:
- the LOC122141566 gene encoding uncharacterized protein LOC122141566 — translation METFVLFLVTLLVDGVFGYTDEVKSVSVMEGDSVTLYTDLTEIQKADLILWTFGPDSTGIAQINRLVNKISYYDVFGGRFRDRLKLDHQTGSLTITNTTEEHAGLFRFLHIIGGKEVLPKKFSVIVSAPDSSACYIELVCLSALAVVAVFFGIFYCCHHRRSKQAANQGPPDGEEHIWLTNGVVNGNTGDTDRPNSAGAETPDQEKHSQNSDFIVKDEIKLMKMMRGQSVTLHTDLTEIEENELIWWKFADSSVNKEAEFSVIAKWDKTNNEENLCNEERFRDRLHLDHNTGSLTITNITNELCGHNKLHITIERLKISKTFSVALYDPKKIPEIQRIGLDNRRVHSF, via the exons ATGGAgacgtttgttttatttttagttacgTTACTCGTGGATG gtgtgtttggttatacggatgaagtgaagtcagtgtcagtgatggagggagattcagtcactttATACACCgatcttactgaaatacagaaaGCTGATCTGATACTCTGGACATTTGGACCTGACAGCACTGGAATAGCTCAGATCAACAGATTGGTTAATAAGATCTcatattatgatgtttttggtgggagattcagagacagactgaagctggatcatcaaacaggatctctgaccatcacaaacaccacagaGGAACATGCTGGACTTTTCAGATTTTTGCATATCATTGGTGGAAAAGAGGTCCTGCCCAAGAAATTCAGTGTTATTGTTTCTG CACCAGATTCATCCGCATGTTATATAGAGCTGGTTTGTTTAAGTGCTCTGGCTGTGGTTGCAGTTTTCTTTGGTATTTTCTATTGCTGTCATCACAGGAGATCTAAacaagcagctaatcaag gccCACCTGATGGAGAAGAACACATTTGGCTGACTAATG gtgtAGTAAATGGGAACACTGGGGACACTGATCGACCAAACAGCG caggtgCAGAAACACCTGATCAGGAGAAACATTCACAAAACA GTGATTTTATCGTGAAAGATGAAATTAAGTTGATGAAAATGATGAGAGGACAGTCTGTCACGCTACACACCGATCTCACTGAAATAGAGGAAAATGAGCTGATCTGGTGGAAATTTGCTGATTCCAGCGTAAACAAAgaggctgaattttcagtcatAGCTAAATGggataaaacaaacaatgaagaAAACCTATGCAATGAAGAAAGATTCAGAGACAGGTTGCATCTGGACCACAatactggatctctgaccatcacaaacatcacaaatgaACTCTGTGGACATAATAAACTACACATCACCATTGAGAGACTGAAGATCTCGAAGACATTCAGTGTTGCTTTGTAT gaCCCGAAGAAAATACCAGAGATCCAGAGGATTGGCCTTGATAACAGAAGAGTACACAGTTTTTAA